In Vibrio sp. FE10, the following are encoded in one genomic region:
- a CDS encoding YqaA family protein, whose protein sequence is MLEFFNSLFENIALWFSDSALWVLFISGFLSATLLPGGSEASLVAALSLDQFSTSSIILLATLGNTLGGLTNYWIGLWLPNRTQSEKHGHKAMAWLSRYGYWTLLFSWLPIIGDPLCLAAGWLRMKFIPSVILIAIGKAARYSLLAAIYFGFF, encoded by the coding sequence GTGCTAGAGTTTTTTAATTCTCTGTTTGAAAACATAGCGCTGTGGTTCTCTGACTCAGCGCTGTGGGTGCTTTTCATCAGTGGCTTCTTGAGCGCCACGTTATTGCCCGGCGGTTCAGAAGCAAGCCTGGTTGCGGCATTGAGCTTGGATCAGTTCTCAACATCATCGATCATTCTGCTGGCGACACTTGGTAATACCTTAGGCGGCCTGACCAACTATTGGATTGGTTTGTGGTTGCCTAATCGAACTCAATCTGAAAAGCATGGTCATAAGGCTATGGCTTGGCTGAGCCGTTATGGTTACTGGACATTGTTATTTAGTTGGTTACCCATCATTGGTGATCCTTTGTGTCTGGCTGCAGGCTGGCTGAGAATGAAATTTATCCCTAGCGTTATTTTGATAGCGATTGGCAAAGCCGCTCGCTACAGCTTACTTGCTGCTATCTACTTCGGTTTTTTCTAA
- a CDS encoding NADP-dependent oxidoreductase, with product MENKQIAITQFGGVENLSIQTSAIPEPKAGEVVVKVSFSGINPIDVKTRAGLGWAAAQNKDNLPWVPGYDISGQIVTLGEQAERFTVGDNVAGFIGFPLQGGGYSQYVCVPEAALSMVPDSVTLEAAAALPLASQTAAQALNKAEVKEGDRVLILAGAGGVGHLAVQIAVAAKAEVYTTCSEANLDYLATLGAHAINYKFAPASERVSDVDVLIDLVGGDTALDALKCLKDGARVVTVPTLSAELICEKATLLGFTASGMLVEPNPEQMDTMLYMVSVGLLKTEIQGIYQLDEAQSAHLQVETGHTRGKVLLKMQEG from the coding sequence ATGGAAAACAAACAGATTGCGATTACTCAATTCGGCGGCGTCGAAAACCTAAGTATTCAAACCAGTGCTATTCCTGAGCCTAAAGCCGGGGAGGTCGTGGTTAAAGTTTCTTTTTCAGGCATTAATCCGATTGATGTCAAAACCCGTGCTGGCCTTGGTTGGGCTGCAGCACAGAACAAAGATAACCTTCCTTGGGTGCCTGGTTACGACATTTCAGGGCAAATTGTCACGCTAGGCGAACAGGCAGAGCGTTTTACTGTTGGTGATAACGTAGCCGGCTTTATTGGCTTCCCATTACAAGGCGGCGGTTACAGCCAATATGTGTGTGTTCCAGAGGCTGCATTAAGCATGGTTCCTGATTCGGTCACTCTAGAAGCGGCTGCGGCATTACCACTAGCCAGTCAAACGGCAGCACAGGCACTCAACAAGGCTGAAGTGAAAGAGGGCGACCGTGTACTCATCTTAGCGGGTGCAGGCGGCGTTGGTCATCTAGCGGTTCAAATCGCGGTGGCAGCGAAAGCCGAGGTTTACACCACTTGTAGCGAAGCGAATCTTGATTACTTAGCAACGCTGGGCGCTCATGCGATTAACTATAAGTTTGCGCCAGCATCAGAAAGAGTATCTGATGTTGATGTGCTGATTGATTTGGTTGGTGGCGACACCGCTCTCGATGCATTGAAGTGTCTAAAAGATGGCGCAAGAGTTGTGACAGTCCCAACTTTATCTGCTGAATTGATCTGCGAAAAAGCAACATTATTAGGCTTTACTGCGTCAGGTATGCTGGTTGAGCCAAACCCAGAGCAAATGGACACCATGCTGTACATGGTCAGTGTCGGTTTGCTCAAAACAGAAATTCAAGGTATCTACCAGTTAGACGAAGCGCAGTCAGCTCATCTACAGGTTGAAACCGGACATACCAGAGGCAAGGTACTACTTAAAATGCAAGAAGGTTGA
- a CDS encoding sodium ion-translocating decarboxylase subunit beta has product MEGLMTLWSETGIANFEFGQICMMLVGCLLLFLAIRKGFEPLLLLPIGFGAVLANIPNAGFTDPGGLLYYVYYIGIETGIFPLLIFMGVGAMTDFGALIANPKTLWLGAAAQFGIFATLFGAILLNYVPGMEFSMADASSIAIIGGADGPTAIFLASKLSPDLLGAIAVAAYSYMALVPIIQPPIMKALTTPEERKIKMAQLRHVGKAEKILFPLAVLLMTILFLPSATPLVGMFCLGNLMREAGVVDRLSKTAQNELINVVTIFLGLGVGSKLQADTFLNLETLGILGLGAVAFSIGTAGGVLMAKLLNRFSKEDINPLIGAAGVSAVPMAARVVNKVGLEANPQNFLLMHAMGPNVAGVLGSAVAAGILLALVG; this is encoded by the coding sequence ATGGAAGGATTGATGACCTTATGGTCTGAAACAGGTATTGCTAACTTTGAGTTCGGCCAGATCTGTATGATGTTGGTCGGTTGCTTACTGTTGTTTTTGGCAATTCGTAAAGGATTTGAACCGTTACTTCTATTACCGATTGGTTTTGGTGCCGTATTAGCAAATATTCCAAATGCTGGGTTTACTGATCCTGGTGGTTTGCTTTATTACGTTTACTACATTGGTATTGAAACGGGTATTTTCCCACTGCTGATCTTTATGGGTGTTGGTGCAATGACGGACTTCGGTGCGTTGATTGCGAACCCTAAAACGTTATGGCTAGGAGCTGCGGCTCAGTTTGGTATCTTCGCAACGCTATTTGGCGCGATCTTGCTGAACTATGTTCCAGGAATGGAATTCTCGATGGCCGATGCTTCTTCGATTGCGATCATTGGTGGTGCCGATGGCCCAACCGCGATCTTCTTGGCGAGTAAGTTGTCTCCTGATTTATTAGGTGCCATTGCGGTAGCGGCTTATAGCTACATGGCGTTGGTTCCTATTATTCAGCCGCCAATCATGAAAGCGTTAACGACGCCTGAAGAACGTAAGATTAAAATGGCGCAGTTACGTCACGTTGGTAAAGCTGAGAAGATCCTTTTCCCGCTTGCTGTACTACTGATGACGATTCTGTTCCTACCTTCAGCAACACCTCTAGTGGGTATGTTCTGTTTAGGTAACTTAATGCGTGAAGCGGGTGTGGTTGATCGTCTTTCAAAAACAGCTCAAAACGAACTGATTAACGTCGTGACTATTTTCCTAGGTCTAGGTGTTGGTTCTAAGCTTCAAGCGGATACGTTCTTGAACTTAGAGACACTGGGTATTTTAGGTTTAGGTGCGGTGGCGTTCAGTATCGGTACGGCGGGTGGCGTATTAATGGCTAAGCTACTTAATCGCTTCTCTAAAGAAGATATTAACCCATTGATTGGCGCAGCTGGTGTATCAGCGGTTCCGATGGCAGCTCGTGTTGTAAACAAGGTCGGTCTTGAGGCAAACCCTCAGAATTTCTTGTTGATGCATGCGATGGGGCCGAACGTGGCAGGTGTACTTGGTAGTGCGGTTGCCGCCGGTATTCTATTAGCGCTAGTCGGCTAA
- the oadA gene encoding sodium-extruding oxaloacetate decarboxylase subunit alpha has protein sequence MSKPLAITDVVLRDAHQSLFATRMRIEDMLPIAAELDKVGYWSLETWGGATFDSCIRFLGEDPWERLRELKKAMPNTPMQMLLRGQNLLGYRHYADDVVEKFVERAHKNGMDVFRIFDAMNDVRNFETAVKATIDVGGHAQGTLSYTTSPVHNSDTWVDLAKRLEDLGCHSLCIKDMSGLLKPYEAEELITRIKASCDVPLALHSHATTGLSTATAVKAVEAGIDILDTAISSMSCTYGHTPTETVVAMLEGTERDTNLKLDQIEPIAAYFRDVRKKYAKWEGQLKGVDSRILIAQVPGGMLTNMEGQLKEQGAADRMDEVLEEIPRVRKELGYIPLVTPTSQIVGTQAVINVLTGERYKSITKETAGLLKGEYGQAPAEVDAELQAKVLDGAEPITCRPADLLKSEMDTLTTDLLEKAKSDGISLAEDTVDDVLTYALFPQVGLKFLKNRRNPEAFEPAPTAETAAPVAAAPVQASGSIESYSVKVDGQVYDVEVGPQGELTSVSPSAKPAQAAQAAPAAASDAEAVPAPLAGNIFKVIVQPGAEVAEGDVLLILEAMKMETEVRAARGGIVQELNVKEGDAVTVGAPLLSLA, from the coding sequence AGAAGATCCGTGGGAGCGTTTGCGTGAGCTGAAAAAAGCGATGCCAAACACACCAATGCAGATGCTACTGCGTGGTCAAAATTTATTAGGTTACCGCCACTACGCGGATGACGTAGTTGAAAAGTTTGTTGAACGTGCCCATAAGAACGGCATGGACGTATTCCGTATTTTTGATGCGATGAATGATGTTCGTAACTTTGAAACGGCAGTGAAAGCAACGATTGATGTTGGCGGCCACGCTCAAGGTACGTTGTCTTACACAACCAGCCCAGTACACAACTCAGATACGTGGGTTGATCTTGCTAAGCGCTTGGAAGACCTAGGCTGTCATTCACTATGTATCAAAGATATGTCAGGTTTATTAAAGCCTTATGAAGCGGAAGAGCTAATCACTCGCATCAAAGCGTCTTGTGATGTACCTCTAGCGCTGCACAGCCATGCGACAACGGGTCTCTCAACCGCTACAGCCGTTAAAGCTGTTGAGGCTGGCATTGATATTCTAGACACCGCAATCTCTTCTATGAGCTGCACTTACGGCCATACGCCAACCGAAACGGTTGTTGCTATGTTGGAAGGCACAGAGCGCGACACCAATCTTAAGCTTGATCAGATCGAACCCATCGCGGCTTACTTCCGTGATGTACGTAAAAAGTACGCGAAATGGGAAGGTCAGTTAAAAGGTGTGGATTCTCGCATCTTGATTGCTCAAGTTCCTGGCGGCATGTTAACCAACATGGAAGGTCAGCTTAAAGAGCAAGGCGCAGCCGATCGTATGGACGAAGTGCTTGAAGAGATCCCTCGCGTACGTAAAGAATTAGGTTACATTCCTTTGGTAACACCTACTTCTCAAATCGTCGGTACTCAAGCGGTTATCAACGTTCTAACGGGTGAGCGCTATAAGAGCATCACTAAAGAGACTGCGGGTCTGTTGAAAGGCGAGTACGGTCAAGCTCCTGCTGAGGTTGATGCTGAACTGCAAGCGAAAGTGCTAGATGGTGCTGAGCCAATCACATGTCGTCCTGCTGATTTACTTAAGTCTGAAATGGATACGTTAACGACGGACCTTTTAGAAAAAGCGAAATCAGATGGCATTTCACTCGCTGAAGATACCGTTGATGATGTACTAACTTACGCACTCTTCCCACAAGTCGGCCTTAAGTTCCTTAAGAACCGTCGTAATCCTGAAGCATTTGAACCTGCACCGACTGCAGAAACGGCAGCTCCAGTTGCGGCAGCTCCGGTACAAGCTTCTGGTAGTATTGAAAGCTACAGCGTGAAGGTTGACGGGCAGGTTTATGATGTTGAAGTTGGCCCTCAAGGTGAACTGACATCGGTATCTCCATCAGCAAAACCAGCACAAGCGGCTCAAGCAGCACCAGCTGCGGCTTCTGATGCAGAAGCCGTTCCAGCTCCGTTAGCGGGCAATATCTTCAAAGTTATCGTTCAGCCGGGCGCTGAGGTGGCTGAAGGTGATGTGCTACTGATCTTGGAAGCGATGAAGATGGAAACGGAAGTTCGTGCTGCTCGTGGTGGTATCGTTCAAGAGTTGAATGTTAAAGAAGGCGATGCAGTTACTGTAGGCGCTCCACTACTAAGCTTAGCGTAA